A portion of the Macaca mulatta isolate MMU2019108-1 chromosome 4, T2T-MMU8v2.0, whole genome shotgun sequence genome contains these proteins:
- the LOC708415 gene encoding tubulin beta-2B chain, with protein MREIVHIQAGQCGNQIGAKFWEVISDEHGIDPTGSYHGDSDLQLERINVYYNEATGNKYVPRAILVDLEPGTMDSVRSGPFGQIFRPDNFVFGQSGAGNNWAKGHYTEGAELVDSVLDVVRKESESCDCLQGFQLTHSLGGGTGSGMGTLLISKIREEYPDRIMNTFSVMPSPKVSDTVVEPYNATLSVHQLVENTDETYCIDNEALYDICFRTLKLTTPTYGDLNHLVSATMSGVTTCLRFPGQLNADLRKLAVNMVPFPRLHFFMPGFAPLTSRGSQQYRALTVPELTQQMFDSKNMMAACDPRHGRYLTVAAIFRGRMSMKEVDEQMLNVQNKNSSYFVEWIPNNVKTAVCDIPPRGLKMSATFIGNSTAIQELFKRISEQFTAMFRRKAFLHWYTGEGMDEMEFTEAESNMNDLVSEYQQYQDATADEQGEFEEEEGEDEA; from the exons ATGCGTGAGATCGTGCACATCCAGGCGGGCCAGTGCGGCAACCAGATCGGCGCCAAG TTTTGGGAGGTCATCAGTGATGAACATGGGATTGACCCCACTGGCAGTTACCATGGAGACAGTGATTTGCAGCTGGAGAGAATCAATGTTTACTACAACGAAGCCACTG GTAACAAATATGTTCCGCGGGCCATCCTTGTGGATCTGGAGCCAGGCACGATGGATTCGGTTAGGTCTGGACCATTCGGCCAGATCTTCAGACCAGACAATTTCGTGTTTG GCCAGAGCGGAGCTGGGAATAACTGGGCCAAGGGCCACTACACAGAGGGAGCCGAGCTGGTCGACTCGGTCCTGGACGTGGTGAGGAAGGAGTCAGAGAGCTGTGACTGTCTCCAGGGCTTCCAGCTGACCCACTCTCTGGGGGGCGGCACCGGGTCCGGGATGGGCACCCTGCTCATCAGCAAGATCCGGGAAGAGTACCCAGACCGCATCATGAACACCTTCAGCGTCATGCCCTCACCCAAGGTGTCAGACACGGTGGTGGAGCCCTACAACGCCACCCTCTCTGTCCACCAGCTGGTGGAAAACACAGATGAAACCTACTGCATCGATAATGAAGCCCTGTACGACATCTGCTTCCGCACCCTGAAGCTGACCACCCCCACCTACGGGGACCTCAACCACCTGGTGTCGGCCACCATGAGCGGGGTCACCACCTGCCTGCGCTTCCCGGGCCAGCTGAACGCAGACCTGCGCAAGCTGGCGGTGAACATGGTGCCCTTCCCGCGCCTGCACTTCTTCATGCCCGGCTTCGCGCCCCTCACCAGCCGGGGCAGCCAGCAGTACCGCGCGCTCACGGTGCCCGAGCTCACCCAGCAGATGTTCGACTCCAAGAACATGATGGCCGCCTGCGACCCGCGCCACGGCCGCTACCTGACGGTGGCTGCCATCTTCCGGGGCCGCATGTCCATGAAGGAGGTGGACGAGCAGATGCTCAACGTGCAGAACAAGAACAGCAGCTACTTCGTGGAGTGGATCCCCAACAACGTGAAGACGGCCGTGTGCGACATCCCGCCCCGCGGCCTGAAGATGTCGGCCACCTTCATCGGCAACAGCACGGCCATCCAGGAGCTGTTCAAGCGCATCTCGGAGCAGTTCACGGCCATGTTCCGGCGCAAGGCCTTCCTGCACTGGTACACGGGCGAGGGCATGGACGAGATGGAGTTCACCGAGGCCGAGAGCAACATGAACGACCTGGTGTCTGAGTACCAGCAGTACCAGGACGCCACGGCCGACGAACAGGGGGAGTTCGAGGAGGAGGAGGGCGAGGACGAGGCGTAG